The Spirosoma radiotolerans genome has a window encoding:
- a CDS encoding MFS transporter, whose protein sequence is MAIPAVSPKPHPPTVGYFGLPVIVAALGYFVDIYDLLLFGIVRVPSLKDLGLTPDQISTVGASIINWQMGGLLLGGILWGVIGDKRGRLSVLFGSIITYSVANIACGFVKHVTFMDPAMYYALMRFVAGIGLAGELGAGITLVSEVLPKEKRAIGTSLVAGIGLFGAVVAYFTVKLFDWQTAFFVGGGLGFGLLLLRVGVVESGMFKDVSDQKHVNRGDFLSFFTNASRLSRYLKCIGIGLPTWFVIGILATFSNEFGKAFGITEEIQPGLAIMWCYVGLATGDLASGFISQAMASRKKGVALLMAIALVFSLIYLYTGIKSSTVLYGLCLAMGFGIGYWAMFVTIGAEQFGTNLRATAATTVPNMVRGLVIPMTLTYQYLKPSLAVINAGAVVGLICFIIGFYSILTIPETHGKDLNYLEE, encoded by the coding sequence ATGGCTATTCCTGCTGTTTCGCCTAAACCACATCCTCCCACCGTTGGGTACTTTGGCCTGCCCGTCATTGTAGCCGCCCTGGGTTACTTCGTCGATATTTATGATCTGCTTCTTTTTGGGATCGTTCGGGTGCCCAGTCTGAAAGACCTTGGCCTTACCCCCGACCAAATCTCGACCGTTGGGGCTAGCATCATCAACTGGCAGATGGGTGGGCTGCTGCTCGGTGGGATTTTATGGGGCGTTATTGGCGACAAACGTGGGCGTCTTTCGGTGTTGTTCGGTAGTATCATTACCTACTCGGTTGCCAACATCGCCTGCGGCTTTGTCAAACACGTTACCTTTATGGACCCGGCTATGTACTACGCGCTGATGCGTTTCGTCGCGGGTATCGGGCTGGCTGGTGAGTTGGGCGCGGGCATCACGCTCGTCAGTGAAGTGCTACCTAAAGAAAAACGTGCGATCGGCACATCGCTGGTAGCGGGTATTGGTCTTTTTGGCGCAGTAGTCGCTTATTTCACCGTAAAATTATTCGATTGGCAAACGGCTTTTTTTGTGGGCGGTGGCCTGGGCTTTGGTCTGTTGTTGCTGCGGGTAGGCGTGGTTGAATCAGGTATGTTCAAAGATGTGTCCGATCAGAAACACGTCAATCGGGGTGATTTTCTTTCATTTTTTACCAATGCCAGTCGACTGAGCCGCTACCTCAAATGCATTGGAATTGGGTTACCAACCTGGTTTGTGATCGGCATTCTGGCCACCTTCAGCAATGAGTTTGGCAAGGCGTTCGGCATTACCGAAGAAATTCAGCCAGGACTCGCCATTATGTGGTGTTACGTTGGGCTGGCCACCGGCGATCTGGCCAGTGGATTTATCAGCCAGGCGATGGCTTCCCGCAAAAAAGGAGTTGCCCTGCTCATGGCCATCGCGCTGGTATTCAGCCTCATCTATTTATATACAGGCATTAAGTCGTCTACCGTATTGTATGGTCTTTGTCTGGCCATGGGGTTTGGCATTGGCTACTGGGCCATGTTTGTCACGATCGGGGCCGAGCAGTTTGGCACCAACCTGCGCGCTACAGCGGCCACCACCGTGCCGAACATGGTACGTGGTCTGGTGATTCCGATGACGCTAACCTACCAGTACCTCAAACCGTCGCTGGCGGTAATCAATGCCGGAGCCGTTGTTGGTCTGATCTGTTTCATCATCGGCTTTTACTCAATCTTGACCATTCCTGAAACCCACGGCAAGGATTTAAACTATCTGGAAGAATAG
- a CDS encoding MFS transporter, whose product MQTLSPPHVSFRPLFALPVIVSALGFFVDVYDMLIFSIVRVPSLQSLGLSEAEVSQAGTFILNCQQAGLVVGGFLWGALGDKRGRMSVLFGSIITYSVTNIACGFVQDVNVYALLRFVAGIGLSGEIGAAMVLVSEILPKAIRSYGSSMVAGIGYLGAGVAYLTVEYFNWRTAFWVGGGMGIALLLLRVSVFESGVFNRMKTDHKEVSRGNFLYFFSSWPQFIKYIRCVSVGVPTWFIVGILATFANEFGQALGIEEVVKPGRCVMMIYVGLAGGDLLSGPISHWLQSRLKAITGLLIMSALLSGIYLFGGIRTASGLYTVCLLAGFCTGYIAMFLTMVAELYGTNLRNTATTSVPSVVRGTLIPMTLLFQFLKPSMGALVAAGLLGVVVYGLSFWSLSRMEETFGRDLDFVE is encoded by the coding sequence ATGCAAACTCTTTCTCCTCCCCACGTTTCGTTCCGCCCGTTGTTTGCCTTGCCTGTCATTGTTTCGGCGCTGGGCTTCTTTGTCGACGTTTATGACATGCTGATTTTCAGCATCGTTCGGGTGCCAAGTCTGCAATCGCTGGGGCTGTCGGAAGCGGAAGTTTCGCAAGCGGGTACGTTTATCCTGAATTGCCAGCAGGCGGGTCTGGTGGTAGGTGGCTTTTTGTGGGGTGCTCTGGGTGACAAGCGCGGCCGAATGTCGGTCCTGTTTGGCAGTATCATTACCTATTCAGTCACAAACATTGCTTGTGGCTTTGTGCAGGATGTCAATGTGTATGCCTTATTGCGGTTCGTCGCGGGTATTGGGCTGTCCGGCGAAATAGGCGCGGCTATGGTGCTCGTATCGGAAATACTCCCGAAAGCCATCCGAAGCTATGGCTCGTCGATGGTAGCGGGCATTGGGTATCTGGGCGCGGGTGTAGCGTATCTGACGGTTGAGTATTTTAACTGGCGAACGGCATTCTGGGTGGGCGGTGGCATGGGCATTGCCTTGTTGCTGCTGCGGGTAAGTGTGTTCGAATCCGGCGTTTTTAACCGCATGAAGACCGACCACAAAGAAGTCAGCCGTGGTAATTTTCTTTATTTCTTCAGTAGTTGGCCACAATTTATCAAATACATCCGGTGCGTATCCGTGGGCGTTCCAACCTGGTTCATAGTCGGCATTCTGGCCACGTTTGCCAATGAATTTGGTCAGGCGCTGGGCATTGAGGAGGTTGTAAAGCCGGGTCGTTGCGTCATGATGATTTATGTTGGCTTAGCGGGTGGCGATCTGCTGTCAGGGCCCATAAGCCACTGGCTGCAATCACGCCTGAAAGCCATTACGGGGTTGTTGATTATGAGCGCCTTATTGAGTGGCATTTATTTGTTTGGCGGCATCAGGACAGCGAGCGGACTATACACGGTTTGCTTACTGGCTGGTTTCTGTACGGGCTATATTGCTATGTTTCTGACAATGGTTGCTGAGCTGTATGGCACCAACCTCCGCAATACGGCTACCACATCAGTGCCGAGCGTTGTCCGGGGCACCCTCATTCCAATGACCCTTTTGTTTCAATTTCTAAAGCCGTCAATGGGCGCTTTAGTGGCGGCCGGATTACTGGGTGTTGTGGTGTATGGCCTGTCTTTCTGGTCGCTCAGCCGCATGGAGGAAACATTCGGCAGGGATTTGGATTTCGTAGAATGA
- a CDS encoding sodium:solute symporter family transporter, protein MNQLKQIDYIIFLLYFIGVSSYGYWIYKRKQTTKLDTKDFFLAEGSLTWWAIGASMIASNISAEQFIGMSGNGFTFGVAVAVYEWFAAIALIIVAVWFMPIYLKNHIYTMPQFLKTRYNETVSLIMAIFWLFLYVFVNLTSILFLGALAISTLVGGESFHPIVIGLSIFAIVITLGGMKVIGYTDVIQVAVLIIGGLVTSYIALTLVSQKFGLGNDVLAGFSAMMGDADDHFHMIFEKPGPNTSQVDINKYLTLPGLAMYFAGIWIVNLNYWGCNQYITQRALGADLKTARTGILFAALLKIFMPLIVMLPGIAAYVLYKNGSLQNEMAPGGKLLADNAYSAILSFLPNGLKGLSMAALTAAIVASLAGKANSISTIFTLDIYQKYIKKDASQTQLVWVGRITIFAAMLLSIALTWQDALGIGREGGFTFIQKYTGYLSPAIFAVFILGFFWKRTTGSAAVAGILGGFGLAVLFNNFAPALFGNETILYTAYPNGNGGYEIPFLICMGWAFFFTVLMMVVISLVGPRINPKGFAIDASMFRLNPSATALAVIIMLLITVLYVRLW, encoded by the coding sequence ATGAACCAACTCAAACAAATAGACTACATTATTTTCCTCCTGTATTTCATTGGTGTCTCCTCCTACGGCTACTGGATTTACAAACGAAAACAAACAACAAAGCTTGACACCAAAGATTTTTTTCTGGCCGAAGGGTCGTTAACCTGGTGGGCTATCGGAGCTTCAATGATTGCCTCCAACATTTCGGCTGAACAGTTCATTGGCATGTCGGGGAACGGCTTCACCTTCGGAGTGGCCGTGGCGGTATATGAGTGGTTTGCGGCTATTGCACTAATTATTGTGGCGGTCTGGTTCATGCCGATTTATCTCAAGAACCACATTTATACCATGCCGCAGTTTCTGAAAACGCGGTACAACGAAACGGTGAGTCTGATTATGGCCATTTTCTGGCTGTTCCTCTACGTGTTCGTTAATTTAACCTCTATTCTTTTCCTGGGCGCATTGGCCATCAGCACCTTAGTTGGGGGCGAATCGTTTCACCCGATTGTTATTGGCCTGAGTATCTTCGCTATCGTCATTACGCTGGGGGGTATGAAAGTCATTGGGTATACCGACGTTATTCAGGTGGCCGTTCTCATCATTGGCGGGCTGGTAACGTCTTACATTGCGCTGACGCTGGTGAGTCAGAAGTTTGGCCTGGGCAACGATGTGCTTGCGGGTTTCTCGGCCATGATGGGCGATGCGGACGATCACTTCCACATGATTTTCGAAAAACCAGGTCCCAATACATCGCAGGTAGACATCAACAAATACCTGACGCTGCCCGGCCTCGCAATGTACTTTGCGGGTATCTGGATTGTAAACCTGAATTACTGGGGCTGTAACCAGTATATTACCCAACGGGCGCTCGGTGCGGATTTGAAAACGGCTCGTACGGGTATTCTCTTTGCAGCCCTGCTGAAAATTTTTATGCCGCTGATCGTGATGCTGCCAGGCATTGCCGCTTACGTGCTGTATAAGAACGGAAGCCTGCAAAATGAAATGGCACCCGGCGGCAAACTCCTTGCCGACAATGCTTATTCGGCCATTCTTTCCTTCCTGCCCAATGGCCTGAAAGGTCTCTCGATGGCTGCTCTGACAGCGGCTATCGTCGCATCGCTGGCAGGTAAAGCCAACTCGATTTCGACCATTTTCACCCTCGATATTTATCAGAAGTACATCAAAAAAGACGCTAGCCAGACCCAACTGGTTTGGGTGGGCCGAATCACCATTTTCGCAGCGATGCTGCTCTCTATTGCCCTGACGTGGCAGGATGCGCTGGGTATTGGTCGCGAGGGTGGTTTCACCTTTATCCAGAAATACACGGGTTATCTGAGCCCGGCCATCTTCGCGGTGTTCATTCTGGGTTTCTTCTGGAAACGCACCACGGGATCGGCTGCCGTAGCGGGTATTCTTGGTGGATTTGGCTTGGCGGTGCTGTTCAATAACTTCGCACCCGCTTTGTTTGGTAATGAAACGATCCTGTACACGGCTTACCCGAATGGCAACGGTGGTTACGAAATCCCCTTCCTGATCTGTATGGGCTGGGCATTTTTCTTCACGGTGCTGATGATGGTGGTTATAAGCCTGGTTGGGCCACGCATCAATCCAAAAGGATTTGCGATTGACGCGAGCATGTTCCGTCTGAATCCATCAGCAACGGCGTTAGCGGTTATTATCATGCTGCTGATTACAGTTCTCTACGTCCGACTCTGGTAA
- a CDS encoding amidase: MHPARSQTLPFKEYVKHDATALAELVRAGEVSPGELLETAIARAEAVNPQLNAIVTPLYDKGRAMANQLPETGPFRGVPFLLKDLEFEWAGTPMKSGCEGYKNYISTTDSELIKRLKAAGLVFFGKTNTPEFGLTPYTESKLYGPARNPWKTTHSPGGSSGGSAVAVASGIVPAATASDGGGSIRIPASCCGLFGLKPSRGRITLGPRYGELWNGAVTAHALTRSVRDSARLLDVVAGGPTYRPLAGDPYGIAPPVRPFADEVDREPGTLRIAFSTQALMPSQTIDPVCIKAVQEAARLLESLGHTLDEVPLPYEKTLVTEAFFLNVLSETAATLRELGNYLGRPVRRDDVELNTWAQARLAEGFSAADAAYQKRRWNTLNRSMGQLHETYDLFLTPTLPRPPIAIGTFQNTESEKRLLKLVDSLGGLKYMKGSKTVNDLAERSLGYISFAVITNMTGQPSMSVPLYWSNEGDSAGLPIGVMFAARPGDEATLLRLAGQLEQERPWFNKTAVL; encoded by the coding sequence ATGCACCCAGCACGCTCACAAACCCTGCCGTTTAAAGAATATGTTAAACACGACGCAACGGCGCTGGCTGAACTGGTTCGTGCAGGTGAGGTGTCGCCTGGGGAGCTACTGGAAACGGCCATTGCGCGTGCCGAAGCCGTCAATCCACAACTGAATGCTATCGTTACGCCCTTGTACGACAAAGGAAGAGCGATGGCGAACCAACTGCCGGAGACAGGGCCTTTTCGTGGGGTACCCTTTTTGCTGAAAGATCTGGAGTTTGAATGGGCCGGAACACCGATGAAGTCGGGTTGCGAAGGCTACAAGAACTATATCTCGACAACCGATAGTGAACTCATCAAGCGGTTAAAAGCCGCCGGACTCGTTTTTTTCGGTAAAACCAATACGCCCGAATTTGGCCTGACGCCCTATACCGAATCGAAGTTGTACGGCCCTGCCCGAAATCCGTGGAAAACAACTCACTCACCGGGCGGATCGAGTGGCGGATCGGCGGTGGCGGTGGCATCGGGAATCGTTCCGGCGGCAACGGCTTCCGATGGAGGGGGCTCCATTCGTATTCCAGCGTCCTGTTGCGGCTTGTTTGGCCTGAAACCGTCACGGGGGCGCATTACCCTTGGTCCACGGTATGGCGAGTTATGGAATGGTGCCGTGACGGCTCATGCGCTCACGCGTAGTGTGCGGGATAGCGCCCGCTTGCTGGATGTGGTGGCGGGTGGACCAACGTATCGACCTTTGGCGGGTGACCCGTACGGTATTGCTCCGCCCGTACGCCCGTTTGCCGACGAAGTTGATCGGGAGCCGGGAACTTTGCGAATTGCTTTCTCAACACAGGCGCTCATGCCTTCGCAAACCATCGACCCGGTTTGTATCAAGGCCGTTCAGGAAGCCGCCCGTTTGCTGGAAAGCCTGGGTCATACGCTTGACGAGGTGCCGTTGCCTTATGAAAAGACACTGGTCACGGAGGCCTTTTTCCTGAATGTGCTAAGCGAAACGGCCGCTACCCTTCGGGAGTTGGGTAATTACCTGGGCAGACCTGTTCGGCGTGACGATGTGGAACTAAATACGTGGGCGCAGGCCCGGCTGGCCGAAGGTTTCTCGGCGGCTGATGCCGCTTACCAGAAACGTCGCTGGAACACGCTCAATCGGAGTATGGGACAATTGCACGAGACGTACGATCTGTTCCTGACGCCAACGCTGCCCCGTCCGCCTATTGCTATTGGAACGTTTCAGAACACAGAATCAGAAAAGCGCTTGCTCAAACTGGTGGATTCGCTCGGTGGGCTGAAATACATGAAAGGCAGCAAAACAGTGAATGACCTGGCCGAACGCTCGCTGGGCTACATATCCTTTGCGGTTATCACCAACATGACCGGACAACCATCCATGTCAGTGCCGCTTTATTGGTCGAATGAAGGCGATTCGGCAGGTTTGCCGATTGGGGTTATGTTTGCCGCCCGGCCGGGTGATGAAGCCACCCTGCTTCGATTGGCCGGACAGTTGGAACAGGAACGCCCCTGGTTCAATAAAACGGCGGTTTTATAG
- a CDS encoding glycoside hydrolase family 130 protein, producing MYRSSLFFLLLPSLLLAQPKPEKPWMLGPFRKENAQNPILEAKANTEFYCPIRKKNVRWEEKDVYNPAAVVRNNKVYMLYRAEDTVRSVGGTSRLGLAVSSDGIHFKRMPKPVFYPNNDAMKVYEWEGGCEDPRVVESPNGVYIMTYTSYDGDKARLCVATSRDLMNWTKQGLIFGDVDNGKYRDSWSKSGAIVCKRIGSRLVAQKINGKYWMYWGDQPQLRLATSSDLLHWTPLESSTGQPTVAAESRKGKHDVRLIEPGPFAMLTAKGILLIYNGMNDAKNGDKTLPEGAYAGGQLLFDAQDPTKLLDRSETYFIKPDQPYEMVGQVNQVCFLEGMVPFRGRWFLYYGTADSKIGVAVAKQ from the coding sequence ATGTATCGTTCGTCTTTATTTTTCCTTCTCCTGCCAAGCTTACTGCTGGCTCAGCCCAAACCCGAAAAGCCCTGGATGCTTGGTCCATTTCGAAAGGAGAATGCACAGAACCCAATTCTAGAGGCTAAAGCCAATACCGAGTTCTATTGCCCAATTCGAAAGAAGAACGTTCGCTGGGAAGAAAAAGATGTGTACAACCCGGCAGCGGTGGTTCGCAACAATAAAGTGTACATGCTTTACCGGGCGGAGGATACCGTTCGGAGTGTGGGCGGTACGTCACGTTTGGGGCTAGCGGTCAGTTCCGACGGGATTCACTTCAAGCGGATGCCGAAGCCGGTATTCTATCCCAACAACGACGCTATGAAAGTGTATGAATGGGAGGGCGGTTGCGAAGATCCGCGTGTTGTCGAAAGCCCTAATGGTGTGTATATAATGACCTACACATCCTACGACGGCGATAAAGCCCGGCTCTGTGTCGCAACATCGCGCGACCTGATGAACTGGACGAAACAGGGACTTATTTTTGGGGATGTCGATAACGGTAAGTACCGCGATAGCTGGTCAAAATCGGGTGCTATTGTGTGTAAACGAATCGGTAGCCGGCTCGTTGCGCAGAAGATCAATGGAAAATACTGGATGTATTGGGGAGATCAGCCGCAGCTTCGCCTGGCTACTTCCAGCGATTTACTGCACTGGACACCGCTTGAATCCAGCACGGGCCAGCCCACGGTAGCGGCTGAGTCGAGAAAGGGAAAGCACGATGTTCGGTTGATTGAGCCGGGTCCTTTCGCTATGTTAACCGCTAAGGGTATCCTGCTGATTTATAATGGCATGAACGATGCTAAAAATGGCGACAAAACCTTGCCCGAAGGCGCTTACGCTGGGGGCCAACTTCTGTTTGATGCACAGGATCCAACCAAATTGCTTGATCGGTCGGAAACCTATTTTATCAAGCCTGACCAGCCTTATGAGATGGTTGGGCAGGTGAATCAGGTTTGTTTTCTGGAAGGAATGGTTCCTTTTCGGGGTCGCTGGTTCCTCTATTATGGCACCGCCGATTCTAAAATCGGTGTAGCCGTCGCGAAACAGTAG
- a CDS encoding NADH-quinone oxidoreductase subunit B, protein MPPQTTDKTGEASVILMHSEDLLNWSREKSMWPMSFGLACCAIEMMQAFAASYDLERFGIFPRPSPRQSDIMIVSGTVTYKMADRIRRLYEQMAEPRYVISMGSCSNCGGPYWQHGYHVVKGVDRIIPVDVYVPGCPPRPEALIDGFLKLQEKIRTEHPLSTNKDEQANF, encoded by the coding sequence ATGCCCCCTCAGACAACCGACAAAACCGGCGAAGCCAGCGTTATTCTGATGCATTCAGAAGACCTACTCAACTGGTCGCGTGAGAAATCAATGTGGCCAATGAGCTTTGGACTGGCCTGCTGCGCTATCGAAATGATGCAGGCTTTTGCCGCCAGTTACGACCTCGAACGGTTTGGTATTTTTCCGCGCCCTTCTCCCAGGCAGTCCGACATTATGATTGTGTCTGGCACGGTAACCTACAAGATGGCCGACCGTATCCGACGGCTCTATGAACAAATGGCCGAGCCTCGGTATGTTATTTCCATGGGCTCCTGTTCTAACTGTGGCGGCCCCTACTGGCAGCACGGGTACCATGTCGTAAAAGGCGTAGATCGAATCATTCCAGTCGATGTATACGTACCGGGGTGCCCACCCCGACCGGAAGCGCTGATTGATGGCTTTCTGAAATTGCAGGAAAAAATCAGGACCGAACATCCGCTGTCTACGAATAAAGACGAGCAGGCTAACTTCTAG
- a CDS encoding MFS transporter, translating to MQTSPTQPVSLRPLFALPVIVAALGYFVDVYDLLLFNIVRVPSLKELGLSEADISLTGGKILNFQQAGLLLGGILWGILGDKRGRLSVLFGSIITYSLANIACGWVHDPQVYAILRFVAGLGLAGELGAGITLVSEILPPHLRGYGSSLVASVGLLGAVVAYFTVTLFDWRTTYFIGGSLGLGLLILRVSVFESGMFKRVQQTGVVRGNFWALFQGGERLLRYLRCMGLALPTYLVIGILATFGNEFGKALGITEAIQPGRCVMFTYVGTVVGDLTSGLLSQYLQSRRKAIGLMMSLTFVFVVIYLFGGINSSGAFYAICVAMGFGIGYIAMFLTITAESFGTNLRATATTSVANNVRATTLLTIPAFQAMKPSLGVLEAGAVVTFFCFAIGYWSLATMEETFGKELDYSE from the coding sequence ATGCAAACCTCCCCCACCCAGCCTGTTTCCCTCCGTCCGTTATTTGCGCTGCCTGTCATTGTAGCCGCTCTTGGTTACTTTGTGGATGTATATGATCTGCTCCTGTTCAACATTGTGCGGGTGCCAAGCCTGAAGGAGTTGGGCCTGTCGGAAGCAGACATTTCGTTGACTGGTGGAAAGATCCTCAATTTTCAACAGGCAGGTTTGTTACTGGGCGGCATTCTGTGGGGGATTCTGGGCGATAAACGGGGGCGTCTGTCGGTGCTGTTCGGCAGCATCATCACGTATTCACTCGCCAACATTGCCTGTGGCTGGGTGCATGATCCGCAGGTATACGCTATTCTTCGCTTTGTGGCCGGACTGGGTTTGGCCGGGGAGTTAGGGGCCGGTATTACGTTGGTAAGCGAGATTTTACCCCCGCATCTGCGTGGCTACGGCTCGTCTTTGGTGGCAAGTGTTGGGCTGCTTGGCGCCGTAGTCGCCTACTTCACCGTCACGCTCTTCGATTGGCGGACAACGTACTTCATTGGCGGTAGCCTGGGACTGGGCTTGCTGATTTTGAGGGTGAGTGTGTTTGAATCGGGAATGTTCAAACGGGTACAGCAAACGGGCGTGGTGAGAGGTAATTTCTGGGCGCTGTTCCAGGGAGGTGAGCGGCTTCTGCGTTATCTGCGGTGCATGGGCCTTGCCCTGCCCACGTATCTCGTCATTGGCATTTTGGCCACCTTTGGCAATGAATTTGGTAAAGCACTGGGCATTACCGAAGCTATACAACCCGGTCGCTGCGTAATGTTCACGTATGTAGGCACCGTTGTTGGCGACTTAACGAGTGGATTGCTTAGTCAGTACCTACAATCCCGTCGGAAAGCCATTGGCCTGATGATGAGCCTGACGTTCGTATTTGTCGTTATTTATTTGTTTGGCGGCATTAACTCATCCGGTGCTTTTTACGCCATTTGTGTCGCCATGGGCTTTGGCATTGGCTATATCGCTATGTTCCTGACCATTACGGCCGAAAGCTTCGGAACGAACCTTCGGGCTACAGCGACGACATCCGTTGCCAACAACGTGCGGGCTACGACCTTACTAACGATTCCGGCTTTTCAGGCAATGAAACCAAGCCTTGGCGTCCTGGAAGCAGGCGCCGTTGTCACATTTTTTTGCTTCGCCATTGGCTACTGGTCATTGGCAACAATGGAAGAAACCTTTGGTAAAGAACTGGACTATAGTGAATAG